One window of the Streptomyces sp. ITFR-21 genome contains the following:
- a CDS encoding dihydrolipoyl dehydrogenase family protein, translating to MAASVDPDRCEWDVIVLGGAAAGENAAQYATQFSGLDAVLVEAELLGGECSYWACMPSKALLRPAEVLSGARHVPGVASLLVGRTLDVPAALARRDTVVDGLDDTSQVGWALDTGIDVVRGYGRLAGERRVEVATAGGGTRTLTARHAVVVDTGSTTAVPPVPGLAEARAWTSRDVTNVHEVPRRVVILGGGVVACESATWLRALGVAELTVVYRGTGLLGRSEPFAGQLVADRLRASGVRLLPDRTVSSVRRAGPRDTGTGVPHGGELTLQLDDGSTLSADELVLATGRTPNTGDIGLSTVGADGGGYLEVDDRQCVRAVPGRWLYAVGDACGRALLTHMGKYQARVAGEVIAARAAGREPAGGEDSGLSAAAGHRGNPQVTFTDPEVGSAGMTERQARAAGLDVETAEYDMAGLAGTYVMREDYLGRAKLVVDRATDTVVGATFVGSGVADLVHSATTAVVARVPLSVLWHVVPSYPTAAEVWLRLLETLRTQRRARPRQ from the coding sequence ATGGCGGCCTCCGTTGACCCCGACCGCTGCGAGTGGGACGTCATCGTGCTGGGCGGCGCCGCTGCCGGGGAGAACGCCGCTCAGTACGCGACGCAGTTCTCCGGCCTCGACGCGGTGCTGGTCGAGGCGGAACTGCTGGGCGGCGAGTGCTCGTACTGGGCCTGCATGCCGAGCAAGGCGCTGCTGCGGCCGGCCGAGGTGCTCAGCGGCGCCCGCCATGTGCCCGGGGTGGCCTCGCTGCTCGTCGGCCGCACCCTGGACGTGCCCGCGGCGCTGGCCCGCCGGGACACCGTCGTCGACGGCCTCGACGACACCTCGCAGGTCGGCTGGGCGCTGGACACCGGCATCGACGTGGTGCGCGGGTACGGGCGGCTTGCCGGGGAGCGCCGGGTGGAGGTGGCGACGGCCGGGGGCGGCACCCGTACCCTGACCGCCCGGCACGCGGTGGTGGTCGACACCGGGTCCACCACCGCCGTGCCGCCGGTCCCCGGCCTGGCCGAGGCCCGTGCCTGGACCTCACGGGACGTCACCAACGTGCACGAGGTGCCCCGCCGGGTGGTGATCCTGGGCGGCGGGGTGGTCGCCTGCGAGTCGGCGACCTGGCTGCGCGCGCTGGGCGTCGCCGAGCTGACGGTGGTCTACCGGGGCACCGGCCTGCTCGGGCGTTCCGAGCCGTTCGCCGGACAGCTGGTCGCCGATCGGCTGCGCGCGTCGGGCGTACGGCTGCTGCCGGACCGCACCGTCAGCAGTGTGCGGCGCGCCGGCCCGCGGGACACGGGCACCGGGGTGCCCCACGGCGGCGAGCTCACCCTCCAGCTCGACGACGGCAGCACCCTGTCGGCCGACGAACTGGTGCTCGCCACCGGGCGCACGCCGAACACCGGGGACATCGGCCTGTCGACGGTCGGCGCCGACGGCGGCGGCTACCTGGAGGTCGACGACCGGCAGTGCGTGCGGGCGGTGCCGGGCCGGTGGCTCTACGCGGTCGGCGACGCCTGCGGGCGGGCGCTGCTGACCCACATGGGCAAGTACCAGGCGCGCGTCGCCGGCGAGGTGATCGCCGCACGCGCGGCGGGGCGCGAGCCGGCCGGGGGCGAGGACAGCGGGCTGAGCGCCGCCGCCGGGCACCGCGGCAACCCGCAGGTGACCTTCACCGACCCGGAGGTGGGATCGGCGGGCATGACCGAGCGGCAGGCTCGCGCGGCGGGCCTGGACGTCGAGACGGCCGAGTACGACATGGCCGGGCTCGCGGGCACGTACGTGATGCGGGAGGACTATCTGGGCCGCGCCAAGCTCGTCGTGGACCGGGCCACCGACACCGTGGTGGGCGCGACCTTCGTCGGGTCCGGTGTCGCGGACCTGGTCCACTCCGCGACGACGGCGGTGGTCGCCCGGGTGCCGCTGTCCGTGCTGTGGCATGTCGTGCCCAGCTATCCCACGGCCGCTGAGGTCTGGCTGCGGCTGCTGGAGACGCTGCGGACCCAACGCCGGGCCCGGCCGCGGCAGTAG
- a CDS encoding COG4315 family predicted lipoprotein has protein sequence MKRTATAVGWSAAALLLASAMSGCSSTGKDSSSAATPAASANEVADTAAGYVGGTSSASGSSNTRQATVSTKSVGKLGTILVDGKGRTLYLFKGDTQKNTSTCDGPCAVAWPPLFTSGKAKVEQQAKEVLLGTAKRSGGTEVTYDGHPLYYFAGDSKSGQANGQGLNQFGALWYVLDPAGKQVTKSN, from the coding sequence ATGAAGCGCACTGCCACGGCGGTCGGCTGGTCCGCCGCCGCCCTGCTGCTCGCCAGCGCCATGAGCGGCTGTTCCTCCACCGGCAAGGACTCCTCGTCCGCCGCCACCCCCGCCGCGTCCGCCAACGAGGTGGCGGACACCGCAGCCGGTTACGTCGGAGGCACCTCGTCGGCCTCCGGCTCGTCGAACACCCGGCAGGCCACGGTGTCCACGAAGTCCGTCGGCAAGCTCGGCACCATCCTGGTCGACGGCAAGGGCCGCACCCTGTACCTGTTCAAGGGCGACACCCAGAAGAACACGTCCACCTGCGACGGGCCCTGCGCGGTGGCCTGGCCGCCGCTGTTCACCTCGGGGAAGGCCAAGGTCGAGCAGCAGGCCAAGGAGGTCCTGCTGGGCACCGCCAAGCGGTCCGGCGGCACCGAGGTCACCTACGACGGCCACCCCCTCTACTACTTCGCCGGCGACTCCAAGTCCGGCCAGGCCAACGGCCAGGGGCTCAACCAGTTCGGCGCCCTGTGGTACGTCCTGGACCCGGCGGGCAAGCAGGTGACCAAGAGCAACTGA
- a CDS encoding MFS transporter → MPDTQAGAPGPGRPGDPSPDPSARYRPERSDPASDKWWTLTAVCLGTFMLLLDITIVNVALPDIQSALKSSFSDLQWVVDAYALTLAALLLTAGSLADMYGRRLLYVIGLAVFSVASLLCGVADDTLMLQLSRGLQGVGGAVMFSVSLALLAQAFRGKDRGTAFGVWGAITGLAVAVGPLLGGALTSGLSWRWIFFVNLPIGVVAVVITLAKVADSRSPQARRPDWLGFVLFTAALSSLVYALIESSRKSFGDSVVIGCLIAAAVLMLVFVLVEARIEHPMFDLSLFHKPTFSGGSVAAFGISASVFSLLLYLVLYLQDVLGYSALGTGMRLLVISGGILATSTAAGRLSSRMPVRYLIGPGLLLVGGGLLWMRGLDASSHWTHLVPGMIMAGAGVGLINPPLASTAVGVVQPNQAGMASGISTTFRQVGIATGIALLGTLFSSEVENYVTDHVDSVPGLGGRGPQITGAVQSGTVGQTLATVPASARRPLAELTAAAFTTGLNQILLVGAIIALVSAVISFVTIRSKDFAQAAGH, encoded by the coding sequence ATGCCTGACACCCAGGCCGGCGCGCCCGGCCCCGGCCGCCCCGGCGACCCGTCGCCCGACCCGTCGGCCCGGTACCGGCCCGAGCGGTCCGACCCCGCCTCCGACAAGTGGTGGACCCTCACCGCGGTGTGCCTCGGGACGTTCATGCTGCTGCTGGACATCACCATCGTCAACGTGGCACTGCCCGACATCCAGTCGGCGCTCAAGAGCAGCTTCTCCGACCTCCAGTGGGTCGTCGACGCCTACGCCCTGACCCTGGCCGCCCTGCTGCTCACCGCGGGCAGCCTCGCCGACATGTACGGCCGCCGGCTGCTGTACGTGATCGGCCTGGCCGTCTTCAGCGTCGCGTCGCTGCTGTGCGGTGTCGCGGACGACACGCTGATGCTCCAGCTGTCCCGGGGCCTGCAGGGAGTGGGCGGCGCCGTCATGTTCTCGGTCTCCCTCGCCCTGCTCGCACAGGCGTTCCGCGGCAAGGACCGCGGCACGGCCTTCGGTGTCTGGGGGGCGATCACCGGGCTCGCGGTGGCCGTCGGCCCACTGCTCGGCGGCGCGCTCACCTCGGGCCTGTCCTGGCGGTGGATCTTCTTCGTCAACCTGCCCATCGGGGTGGTCGCCGTCGTGATCACCCTGGCCAAGGTCGCCGACTCCCGCTCGCCGCAGGCCCGCCGCCCGGACTGGCTCGGCTTCGTGCTGTTCACGGCCGCCCTGTCCAGCCTGGTCTACGCGCTCATCGAGTCCAGCCGGAAGTCCTTCGGCGACAGCGTCGTCATCGGCTGCCTGATCGCCGCCGCCGTGCTGATGCTCGTCTTCGTGCTGGTCGAGGCGCGCATCGAGCACCCGATGTTCGACCTGTCGCTGTTCCACAAGCCGACCTTCAGCGGCGGCTCGGTCGCCGCCTTCGGGATCAGCGCGTCCGTCTTCTCCCTGCTGCTCTACCTCGTGCTCTACCTCCAGGACGTGCTCGGCTACAGCGCCCTGGGCACCGGCATGCGGCTGCTGGTGATCTCCGGCGGCATCCTGGCGACCTCCACCGCAGCCGGAAGGCTCTCGTCCAGGATGCCGGTCCGGTACCTGATCGGCCCCGGACTGCTGCTGGTCGGCGGCGGACTGCTCTGGATGCGCGGGCTGGACGCCTCCAGCCACTGGACCCACCTGGTGCCCGGCATGATCATGGCGGGCGCCGGGGTGGGCCTGATCAACCCGCCGCTCGCCTCGACCGCCGTCGGCGTCGTGCAGCCGAATCAGGCCGGGATGGCCTCCGGCATCAGCACCACCTTCCGCCAGGTGGGTATCGCCACCGGGATCGCGCTGCTGGGCACGCTCTTCTCCAGCGAGGTCGAGAACTACGTGACCGACCACGTCGACTCGGTCCCCGGGCTCGGCGGACGCGGCCCGCAGATCACCGGCGCCGTCCAGTCCGGCACGGTCGGGCAGACCCTGGCGACCGTCCCCGCGAGCGCCCGGCGCCCGCTCGCCGAACTCACCGCGGCGGCGTTCACCACCGGCCTGAACCAGATCCTGCTCGTCGGCGCGATCATCGCCCTGGTCTCGGCGGTGATCTCCTTCGTCACCATCCGCAGCAAGGACTTCGCCCAGGCCGCGGGCCACTAG
- a CDS encoding MarR family winged helix-turn-helix transcriptional regulator: protein MPPSDHISRIQAEWARERPDLDVAPQGVIGRLHRIGVLLTEQLCLVYRRYGLSEGEFDVLAALRRAGDPFERAPGELAAHTMVTTGAMTKRVDRLEAAGLVTRRRAADDGRGRVVALTRAGRDLVDRAFADHMANERRLLDALTPDEAARLEPLLTAWLSRLEPDR, encoded by the coding sequence ATGCCGCCTTCCGACCACATCTCCCGTATCCAGGCCGAGTGGGCGCGGGAGCGGCCGGACCTCGACGTCGCTCCCCAGGGGGTGATCGGCCGGCTGCACCGCATCGGTGTCCTGCTCACCGAGCAGCTCTGCCTGGTCTACCGCCGGTACGGCCTGAGCGAGGGCGAGTTCGACGTGCTGGCGGCGCTGCGGCGGGCCGGTGACCCCTTCGAGCGGGCGCCGGGCGAACTGGCCGCGCACACCATGGTCACCACCGGCGCCATGACCAAGCGGGTGGACCGGCTGGAGGCGGCCGGCCTGGTCACCCGGCGCCGGGCGGCGGACGACGGCCGGGGCCGGGTGGTCGCGCTGACCCGCGCCGGGCGGGACCTGGTCGACCGCGCCTTCGCCGACCACATGGCCAACGAGCGGCGGCTGCTCGACGCGCTCACCCCGGACGAGGCGGCCCGGTTGGAGCCGCTGCTGACCGCGTGGCTGTCCCGCCTCGAACCGGACCGCTGA
- a CDS encoding alpha/beta fold hydrolase encodes MPFISIKDGAEIFYKDWGSGQPVLFSHGWPLTGDAWDPQAQLVAENGFRAVVHDRRGHGRSSQTWDGNDMDTYADDLSALIEQLDLRDIILVGHSTGGGEVTRYIGRHGTARVAKVVLLGAIPPLMLKTPANPEGLPIEVFDQIRDGVANDRSQFYEDLSASFYGANRPGSTVTRGTRDAFWLWSMTVGIKGAYDCVKAFSETDLTEDLGRFDVPTLIAHGDDDQIVPIVAAAYKSSKLVKGSTLKVYPGAPHGLSMVAPYRDEFNADLLAFARS; translated from the coding sequence ATGCCCTTCATCTCCATCAAGGACGGCGCCGAGATCTTCTACAAGGACTGGGGGTCGGGTCAGCCGGTCCTGTTCAGCCACGGCTGGCCGCTGACCGGCGACGCCTGGGACCCCCAGGCCCAGCTGGTGGCCGAGAACGGTTTCCGGGCCGTGGTGCACGACCGCCGCGGCCACGGGCGCTCCAGCCAGACCTGGGACGGCAACGACATGGACACCTACGCCGACGACCTGTCGGCGCTGATCGAGCAGCTGGACCTGCGCGACATCATCCTGGTCGGCCACTCCACCGGTGGCGGCGAGGTGACCCGCTACATCGGCCGGCACGGCACCGCCCGCGTCGCCAAGGTCGTTTTGCTCGGCGCGATCCCGCCGCTGATGCTCAAGACCCCCGCCAACCCCGAGGGGCTGCCGATCGAGGTCTTCGACCAGATCAGGGACGGTGTCGCCAACGACCGCTCCCAGTTCTACGAGGACCTCAGCGCCTCCTTCTACGGCGCCAACCGGCCCGGCTCGACCGTGACCCGGGGGACGCGGGACGCGTTCTGGCTGTGGTCGATGACGGTCGGGATCAAGGGCGCGTACGACTGCGTGAAGGCGTTCTCCGAGACCGACCTCACCGAGGATCTGGGCCGTTTCGACGTCCCGACCCTCATCGCGCACGGCGACGACGACCAGATCGTGCCCATCGTGGCGGCGGCGTACAAGTCGTCCAAGCTGGTCAAGGGCTCGACGCTGAAGGTGTACCCCGGCGCCCCGCACGGCCTGTCGATGGTGGCCCCGTACCGCGACGAGTTCAACGCGGACCTGCTGGCCTTCGCGCGGAGCTGA
- a CDS encoding IS982 family transposase produces the protein MKTNLDTLATALYARIDDELKASPGLAPWRPKVGIAPTLSDAELVTLAVMSALLGYTSERRWLRRVDRDFRGMFPYVPQPSGYGKRLRAASSLLTSTIRILARDTSLWTDDVWVVDSTPVGCGCSRETAKRSDLAGWAEYGYCASHSRYFWGLRLHLVCTLGGLPVLFALTGAKADERETLRDMLDTAPDVAASHPGQTIIGDKNYYGHDFEHDLTERHLHLLRPARKGEPERPGAHLFKPLQQTIESINQTLKGQLDLERHGGKSPAGVTARVLSRVLALTAAIWLNDKTGQPIKRSLTAYDH, from the coding sequence GTGAAGACAAACCTGGACACCCTCGCGACTGCACTCTATGCCCGGATCGATGATGAGTTGAAGGCTTCGCCGGGGCTGGCCCCGTGGCGGCCGAAGGTGGGGATCGCGCCTACGCTCAGCGATGCTGAACTGGTCACTCTGGCGGTGATGTCGGCGCTGCTCGGGTACACCTCCGAGCGGCGGTGGCTGCGCCGCGTCGACCGCGACTTCCGCGGCATGTTCCCCTACGTGCCCCAGCCCTCCGGCTACGGCAAGCGACTGCGTGCCGCATCGTCCCTGCTCACCAGCACCATCCGGATCCTGGCCCGGGACACCTCGCTGTGGACCGACGACGTGTGGGTGGTCGATTCCACACCGGTCGGCTGCGGCTGCTCGCGGGAGACCGCGAAACGGTCGGACCTGGCCGGCTGGGCGGAGTACGGCTACTGCGCGTCGCACTCCCGGTATTTCTGGGGACTGCGCCTGCACCTGGTGTGCACGCTGGGCGGCCTGCCGGTCCTGTTCGCGCTGACCGGCGCGAAGGCCGACGAACGCGAGACCCTGCGCGACATGCTCGACACCGCACCCGACGTGGCCGCCTCCCACCCCGGCCAGACGATCATCGGCGACAAGAACTACTACGGACACGACTTCGAGCACGACCTCACCGAACGTCACCTGCACCTGCTGCGACCGGCCCGCAAGGGCGAACCCGAACGGCCCGGCGCGCACCTGTTCAAACCGTTGCAACAGACCATCGAGTCGATCAACCAGACCCTCAAAGGCCAGCTCGACCTGGAACGGCACGGCGGCAAGAGCCCGGCGGGCGTCACCGCACGAGTCCTGTCCCGCGTCCTCGCGCTGACCGCCGCGATCTGGCTCAACGACAAAACCGGGCAACCCATCAAGCGATCCCTGACCGCCTACGACCACTAA
- a CDS encoding discoidin domain-containing protein translates to MGVTRRVFLQAAVAVGAAGSIGAAETAAAGSANAASAPGDVVGKVTVGYQGWFACIGDGAPINGWWHWTQNWGQTPSPSNTGIKCWPDMREYAHGYQTGYASLGNGQPATLFSSYDQQTVDTHFLWLQQNGIDTAALQRFNPTGGEGPTRDAMAVKVRSAAESHGRKFYVMYDVSGWSNMQSEIKADWTNKMQAHTASPAYAVQNGKPVVCIWGFGFNDDNHPFSTAACLDVINWFKAQGCYVIGGVPREWRTGGAGTRSGYADVYHAFNMISPWMVGAIGNAGDSDNAYNTYTVGDQADCNAHGIDYQPCVLPGDVSARQRAHGDFMWRQFYNVVRAGVQGVYISMFDEFNEGNQIAKTAESQAWTPTNSGFLALDEDGTACSSDYYLRLTGDGGRMLKGQIALTATRPTPPVVTGGGDTTPPTAPGNLHVTAHTGTSVTLAWTASTDNVGVTGYRIRSVSGSTATVVGTTGSNTTAYTVTGLNPSTGYTYDVQALDAAGGISQASNRVTATTDAGTPPPATNLALHRPTSESSHTQVYGSGNATDGDTDSYWESANNAFPQWIQVDLGSALGVKRLVLNLPPATAWATRSQTLSVQGSTDGGSFSQLLGSAAHTFDPASGNTATVTLPATVTTRYVRLTFTANTGWPAAQLSEFQVFGA, encoded by the coding sequence ATGGGTGTCACACGCCGGGTCTTCCTGCAGGCCGCCGTCGCGGTGGGAGCCGCGGGATCGATCGGGGCCGCCGAGACCGCCGCGGCCGGGAGCGCGAACGCCGCCAGTGCTCCCGGTGACGTGGTCGGTAAGGTGACGGTGGGTTATCAGGGGTGGTTCGCCTGTATCGGTGACGGTGCTCCGATCAATGGCTGGTGGCATTGGACGCAGAACTGGGGTCAGACGCCGTCGCCGTCGAACACGGGTATCAAGTGCTGGCCGGACATGCGGGAGTACGCGCACGGTTATCAGACCGGCTATGCGAGTCTGGGGAACGGGCAGCCAGCGACGTTGTTCTCGTCGTACGACCAGCAGACGGTGGACACGCATTTCCTGTGGTTGCAGCAGAACGGTATCGACACGGCGGCGTTGCAGCGGTTCAACCCGACGGGGGGTGAGGGTCCGACGCGGGATGCGATGGCGGTGAAGGTGCGCAGTGCGGCGGAGTCGCACGGGCGGAAGTTCTACGTCATGTACGACGTGTCGGGGTGGTCGAACATGCAGTCGGAGATCAAGGCCGACTGGACGAACAAGATGCAGGCCCACACGGCGTCCCCCGCCTACGCGGTGCAGAACGGGAAGCCGGTGGTGTGCATCTGGGGGTTCGGGTTCAACGACGACAACCATCCGTTTTCGACGGCGGCGTGCCTGGACGTGATCAACTGGTTCAAGGCGCAGGGGTGCTATGTGATCGGCGGTGTGCCGCGGGAGTGGCGGACCGGCGGTGCGGGAACCCGCTCGGGGTATGCGGACGTGTATCACGCGTTCAACATGATCTCGCCGTGGATGGTGGGTGCGATCGGGAACGCCGGTGATTCGGACAACGCGTACAACACGTACACGGTGGGGGATCAGGCGGACTGCAACGCGCACGGGATCGACTATCAGCCGTGTGTGCTGCCGGGGGATGTGTCGGCGCGGCAGCGTGCGCACGGCGATTTCATGTGGCGGCAGTTCTACAATGTGGTGCGCGCGGGGGTGCAGGGGGTCTATATCTCGATGTTCGACGAGTTCAACGAGGGGAACCAGATCGCGAAGACGGCGGAGTCGCAGGCGTGGACTCCGACGAATTCGGGGTTCCTGGCGCTCGACGAGGACGGTACGGCGTGCTCGTCGGACTACTACCTGCGGCTGACCGGTGACGGCGGGCGGATGCTCAAGGGGCAGATCGCGCTGACCGCGACCCGGCCCACCCCACCCGTCGTCACCGGCGGCGGCGACACCACTCCACCCACGGCGCCCGGCAACCTGCACGTCACCGCCCACACCGGCACCTCCGTCACGCTGGCCTGGACCGCCTCGACCGACAACGTGGGCGTCACCGGCTACCGGATCCGATCGGTGTCCGGCTCCACCGCCACCGTCGTCGGCACCACCGGCTCGAACACCACCGCCTACACCGTCACCGGCCTGAACCCGTCCACCGGCTACACCTACGACGTCCAGGCCCTTGACGCGGCCGGCGGCATCTCGCAGGCGTCCAACCGGGTGACCGCCACCACTGACGCGGGCACCCCGCCGCCGGCCACCAACCTGGCGCTGCACCGCCCCACCTCCGAGAGCAGCCACACCCAGGTCTACGGCTCCGGCAACGCCACCGACGGCGACACCGACAGCTACTGGGAATCCGCCAACAACGCCTTCCCGCAGTGGATCCAGGTCGACCTGGGCTCCGCGCTCGGTGTGAAGCGGCTGGTGCTGAACCTGCCGCCGGCCACCGCCTGGGCCACCCGCTCCCAGACCCTCTCGGTCCAGGGCAGCACCGACGGCGGGTCCTTTTCGCAGCTGCTCGGGTCCGCCGCCCACACCTTCGACCCGGCCTCGGGCAACACCGCGACCGTCACCCTGCCGGCCACCGTCACCACCCGGTACGTCCGGCTGACCTTCACCGCCAACACCGGCTGGCCGGCCGCCCAGCTCTCCGAGTTCCAGGTCTTCGGCGCCTGA
- a CDS encoding DMT family transporter produces the protein MEANLRWILVTAVAPVAWGTNYYVTREYLPAGHPLWGAAVRALPAGLLLQALSRRRPRGSWWWKAAVLGVLNTGGFFALVYLAAQLLPTSTASTVMATSPLVMMLMAWGLVAERPRPAHLTGAAVGIGGVALTLLGHGGPVGARGVLASGCALLMSSCGYVLAKRWSGQSDVLAATAWQLIAGGLLLLPFAAVVEGAPPAVGGPAVLGFGYVTLVATALAFVAWFSGLRRLPAATVGLIGLLNPVTGVLLGVAAAGDRLTGRQTAGIVLTVGGVLCAALDPGALGLAVGARARRRPGAGRRPAPAPAAPPAAPAAPRERPADGG, from the coding sequence ATGGAAGCCAACTTGCGCTGGATCCTGGTCACCGCGGTCGCGCCGGTGGCGTGGGGCACGAACTACTACGTCACCCGCGAATACCTGCCGGCCGGCCATCCGCTCTGGGGCGCCGCCGTCAGGGCGCTGCCGGCCGGCCTGCTGCTCCAGGCGCTCAGCCGGCGCCGCCCGCGCGGATCGTGGTGGTGGAAGGCGGCCGTGCTCGGCGTCCTCAACACCGGCGGCTTTTTCGCCCTGGTCTACCTGGCCGCGCAACTGCTGCCGACCAGCACCGCCTCGACCGTCATGGCCACCTCGCCGCTGGTCATGATGCTGATGGCCTGGGGACTGGTCGCCGAGCGCCCGCGGCCGGCGCATCTGACCGGCGCCGCGGTGGGCATCGGCGGGGTCGCCCTGACGCTGCTCGGCCACGGCGGCCCGGTCGGCGCGCGCGGCGTCCTCGCCTCCGGCTGCGCGCTCCTGATGTCCTCCTGCGGCTACGTCCTCGCCAAGCGCTGGAGCGGGCAGAGCGACGTCCTGGCCGCCACGGCGTGGCAGCTCATCGCCGGCGGCCTGCTGCTCCTGCCGTTCGCCGCCGTGGTCGAGGGCGCCCCCCCGGCGGTCGGCGGGCCGGCCGTCCTCGGCTTCGGCTACGTCACCCTGGTCGCCACCGCGCTCGCCTTCGTGGCCTGGTTCAGCGGACTGCGGCGGCTGCCCGCCGCGACGGTCGGCCTGATCGGCCTGCTGAACCCCGTCACCGGCGTGCTGCTCGGCGTCGCCGCGGCCGGCGACCGGCTGACGGGCCGCCAGACGGCCGGGATCGTCCTCACGGTGGGCGGGGTGCTCTGCGCGGCGCTCGATCCCGGGGCGCTCGGCCTCGCGGTGGGAGCGAGGGCGCGGCGAAGGCCCGGGGCCGGGCGGAGGCCGGCGCCCGCCCCCGCCGCGCCGCCGGCCGCCCCCGCGGCTCCACGGGAACGCCCCGCGGACGGCGGCTGA